Part of the Vigna angularis cultivar LongXiaoDou No.4 chromosome 1, ASM1680809v1, whole genome shotgun sequence genome, AGTTGGGTTTAACCTACCCAAATCACTGAGACACGTGTCAGTTTCAGAGAGAATATTTCCTCGTAGATATTatccaaatatatttttcattttcttatttttatagaCCTTTCAGACAGTTTACATAGACTGTTTTTCCAAAGAAACTAACAAATAAAATGCTACCTGAGGATACAAAAATTTATCTGTACGGAAACATTTTACCGGTCAATTAGTGGTGATGAAGACAAATTTGTCACAGATGTTTGTCCATGAACAAAAACCCTACTAACCCtaatataataatgatgaaGGCATTGAACGAGCGTAATGGAAGTTTTACTCGCTTATTTTACGCTGAAAATTCAACCCACACGCCTTTTCTATGCCATAATTTGCTTGTAGATGGACGCAACTGTTACCAAAAAGTAAAAGTCAaccattttattttacaatctCGAATCGAACCGATGTTTTGTTTTCGTTATTACATCAAATGTTTCAGGCACTGATCAAGGTGGCTTGGTTGTTAGCCGTCGTCGGATAAAATGATTGCTCATTGGTGGGACCCATGTCAGAATAAGAGGTTGTAGGGGACCTTTCACATTGCAAAAATGTATTTTGCTTCTCTCTTTCaacttttcataaaatttattataaaaactgGCCATAAAATAGATTAAAGGACTAATGAACGCCATGgaatttagaaattaataaatatgtacAGAAAAATAAACGTGGACATACTTTGGGTGTGGGAATATTATTAGCATATACCAACGAGTTAAAAATAACACGACCCATTGTTGATTTGAAGAGATTTAGTGGAGGTGGATTCTTAAAAGAGTTAGTGCACTTTTAATAAAGGgatttaatgtttaaataattaatgtttctaTAAGAAAACAGcgtaatttattgtttttatattcttaatgTTAATAACTTATTCTAAGATTAGCTTAAATCTCAGTGGTATCTTCTATCTCTTTTgagttgaaattttaataaattaaattaggtatTAGTATTTCAACACGTAacttccctttttttttctcagccTTCATTCGTTATCACGTCTTCTCTAACTCTAACAAAGAAAGCCCGAAAACGCCATGGAATGGATATCGAGTTCATCTACCTAATTACTGTCCCTTTCaaccttttccctttttctctaattttaaatcaattattaccattcacttttttctttttctctttatatgTTCTACCAATTGATGAGCCAAAATTAACATCCCCACCAGCTACGTCATGTGTAACcatatgataataaaagaagcaacccaaataataaaaaaaaaaaaatttgcagCAACAATCTTCCCATTTCTCAAAATCAAAACTCATAAAATTTACTCAAACTATATAAGGATACATTAAACCTCAACAAATGCACATAAAAAGATGCTGACATTTATATAATTGGTTAAAGgtaattattaattaactcGAACAACATACTCAACTCAGCCAAAATTATAATCGACAAAATTTCAATTCGGGTTTTCGTTTCTTATTAGTTAATGAACTGTATTAAAGATCTCAAAGTTATAGGGAAACAGTGACACCCCGTTCTTCTATTTTTggtaaataaaatgaaaatgaaagaaaatagttgACAGTTTTAGCAGGTAAGAAGAAAGCTATATTTTCACCTACAGTTAACAGataaaacttcaattaattGTGATCGATATAAATGAAGTGTAAAAAGCAATTAAACAAGTTCGTGTTCATCCGAATTATGTGAGAATTTATCTTCGATTGAAACAAGTATGAATTGAGAAGATGAAAACGAACCTGGTTCTGGAAGGAATTGAAAAGGGAAAGGAAGAGGTTGAGCATGGCGGCGTGAACCATGACGGGCTCGTCCGGCTCCTTGCTCCGCCGCGGCGAAAACAGGGGCACGCCGCCGATGCTGTCGAGCGGCACCAAGTCCCTGGAGTTGGGGTCGGAGGAGCCGGGCATCTGGACGCCAGAGAAGGCGACGTAGACGGAGGCGCCGACGCGGTCCGCCACGAAGGTGCGGAAGGGGGCGGCGTTGGCCTGGGTGCAGAGTCGCCATGAGTCGGAGAGAAGCGGCGTGGAAGAAATGAAGGAGGCGAGCATCTGGCGAGACTCGAACCTGTCACGGGTAAATCATGGGACTGAATTGCTTCGACTTTTCTCGGAAagtattttaagttttgattaTTCTCCTttggcttttttttttaatttcttttttttggaAAAGTTAAGAGTGAGTACTTACGGTGAAGGTTCGTTGGAAGCCATGCCCATGGAATAATGGTTTTTTCTTCGATGTTTCTTACGTTACGTTGGAGTCTTGCGGAGACTGGAATTTGGAGAAGTTTGAATGAAGAACACCTTGAATTGCTACCTTTTACATTCCTTTGAATATTGCATTTATAACCTCTTCTACTACTACTGCTTCaactctttttattttcttttatcttttaaatttattcttcaaAAACATTGTACGGGTTTTATTAatagttatataaataaattatataatgtcTTGCAACGACTTCTGctaattttcactttttaatatctcacaaatcaaataaattgaaatttattttaaaaaatatttttctataactttttaattgcagtatttaaaagtaatttaaattatattttttaactttttaaatataaaattatttttctatttataataatataattataaatgttagaaattaaaatttaagtctaactcaatcttataaaattagtttgtaaGACGAGATTTGCATCCACGTATATATTGTATATtgattttatctctagtcgGTGAGAAACACCTAACACATCCATTTATGCTAATGTATATACGTTTTCagtgtgagactagacattaacaAATGGTCTCATAATGATTTGGTAGCAACTGAAACAATATACCCAATATTCTTACAAGGCCGAATGGACCTCACAGAACAAATAAGTTAAGGTTTCTAATTTAATCTTTAGTCTTTGGTTTTGGTTGTCAGCTTCAATTGTTAATCTTGGGACACTTGCCTACCTCAAGTGATGGGAGTACTTGCAAAGATATTCTAACAATCAAGTTAATATTGTATTCATAGTTTGTTCTTGTAtagaaaaatacatttcaaataaaaCTATCCCTTTTTACTTTggatttttacttatttataacattatttattgGGTTTTTGCCCTTCAAGCAATTAGGAAGGGCCCGATCATACCTTCACCATGATTTAGgctttattttatgtataatctCTATTTGGTTATGTTAAATGATGGTTGGTTTCTCGATTGAGAAGACCAAGAGCGTAGAAAGGTTAAGAAGACTGAGAAAGCAAGGTCGAGAAGGCAAGGCCTAAAAGTTGGCAAAAAAGGATGAGAAGGTCGAGAAAACAAGGTCGAGAAGGCAAGGTCAATAATTTGGACTAAGAAGGCAAGGCCAAGAAGTTGGACAGAGAAGGCACAACCAAGAAGTTGGGTTAAAAAGGAGAGAAGTACAGTTATCCCCCATACTCAAATATGTGAAATACTATCAAAAGTCTAAAATGTTTTGCGTACTGTGATGAATGTGACTTCTGGAGCTTTCTTGACAAGATTCACATAGGATGAGTCTTGCATTAAAATATCATGCAATAAGATATGACTTTAGCATCATTTGACAGGATTCACACGGAGTGAATCTTTTTCACCTAACTAATGCTTGACATCCTTCTCAGCAGGATTTACATGGAGTGAATCTTGTCTACCAAGCCGATATTCGACATTCTTCTCGGCAGGATTCACGTTGAGTGAATCTCCTTTACTGAGTAGGTTCTTAAGATCATTCTCGACAAGATTCACATTGAGTAAATCTCGTTCACTAGGCATGTCTTTGATATCTTTCTCGACAGGATTCACGTGGAGTGAATCTCGTTCACCGAGTGGGTGTTTGACATTTTCCTCAATAGAATTCACATGGAGTGAATCTCGTTCTCAAAACAGGTACTCAACATCCTTCTCGACAAGCATTCATTCATCGAGTGGGTGAGTGTTCAACATCCTTCCTGGCATGATTCACGTGGAGTGAATCTCGTTCACCTAGCAAGTCTTCATCATCCTTCTCTACAAGATTCATGTAGAGTGAATCTCATTCATCTATTAGGTTATGGGCATCCTTCTCTGCATGATTCACATGAAGTAAATCTTGTTCACTGAGCAAGTTCTCAACATCCTTCTCATAAACATCCTTCTTATTATATTCTTAAGTGAAGCGCAGAGATTGTCAAATGGATTAAAGGTGCAATTCTTCCAAtcattatttgatatataagaaaaatatgcttgtaagaaaaatattcttgGAAGCTATAGGTATTGcacctaataaaaaaaataagaaaatgtaCTCTTATCATTGAAATACAAAAATGTCTTTCAGTGTCAAAGTATGATTGAAGTTAATCTCTTGATTAAAATTGgagtttaaaacatgttcaCATCTTATACATCATGAAAAGTGacaaaagaaaacatcataATTATATAAGTGATTACCTATTACAATTGTAATAGAGAAACACTAAAAAAACCATTAAAAATTTGagttagtattgttaatttaaaagacttcaaattagataagacaaataAATTTGTCTCCGTGGGTATTATTCAAACTCCATTTTGACGGGTAATCTCCACATTAACTGCATATGAGTATATGTATAGGTAATATTCAATAGGAATGAGTATGTACATACACACTTCGTCCATATTCTCATACTCACCATAACACTCATCTTGTCTCGTTTAAATTACTAAGTATTCATAGTTTTTTAATTGACctaagaaatttatatatatatatatatatatatatatatatattattctcttagcttttagttttataaccattttttttcttttgttacatgatttttttttctcttttatgaATGTTTGACTATTATATATCCATGAAATACATTCACATCTTGAAggtaatttttctcttattataACCTTTGTCTGCTTATATTCAAATGTTGTATTATTTGTTATAATCAATCCAATAGTTTTATGTCTCACGTCTAAATATTTCTACtcgaattttatatttatatgtatttttttcacataaaccttttatttataaaaattatcttttttattgttttttatccTTCATTGTTGTTTCATTCGaagaaccttttttttttcgctACACCAATTTTCTCTTAACTGTTTGACTAGTTTGATATCtaaaaactttttcttataTCTTCAAGGTATTTTTTATCTCATCACATccttaattatacatttattttcatttgtggGATTTCATTAGATGGTGTATCAAATTGTTTTAAAGATGcacatttaatcattttttttcttttttaatatttttatttgttatttatttttatcgcGTATAAtgttgttttgatgatttttttatataattatttttattttttaactttcaaaagtgtaattttatcttcaaaattttatgaaattgttttattttcaataatataacaACTTAATGTATTATTGTCAATGAACGATGTTCATTATTGTCCAACATAGATTGAAGTTCAAAAGATAAAGATTTAGGTTAAGTTTCATTTATTAGTGTATAAAAAAAGACTTAATTagaatttagagaaaaaaatgtaaataaacatttaaaatattttaaaactttaaaaaaataaattttataattttttcaagtaatgtttataaacttaataaatattttggttctaaaatattttgtttgaaatatataattataattcatttctaaatatttgattaGTGACACTGCTTGGTTAGTGTGTAAGGCCCCCAAAATTTTTCCCACATtggttatttaaatataataatgcaatctcattgttttaaaatatgagtagtaaaaaaaacagttttcttataaataaaagtcaaataactattgaatttgaaaacatgaagaaaatacaataatatttatcatgaatttttttacttgtttacttgctattaattaataattttgttactaACTTTCCaatatcattttcaattaaaaactagtttaaaatataaactttactattttataatGGATGCTCTTAATTATccaaatttaaagaatttatcAATCATATTTGAATGGCTTAAGTCTGTgacaaaaaagaagaagtacATTTTacttgacaaaaatatttttttttctataataaattatcaaaacaagattgtaaaataaaataagatataattttcttacacacaatatgattatttacattgtcaaaataaatagttaaaaattttagttttaatttagttattgaCAGGTTCAATAATTCTAGAAAACAgagaataatttattagatatatgtgatttcttttatagttataattatattaaataacatattatttttgttgtattaatgacaaagataaaatatgtaaattttgaatatattattttgtctCCTTGAGTGGTCAAAATTTGTCActgtatttattattaaaaaaacatattttttatttatcataattttttattttgtttataaagtcaattaattaatattaaaataataataaaaaatacacatattATCCGATcagaatataaatgaaataaaaatattataccccttaaatataagtatgaaaatataaatgaatttatttttagaaataagtgAAACTCGTCCTATTACCCTTTGTCATATCTATTTCAAACGACTAAATATTTCAAGagaattaataaattttcatgttGTCTTGAATTAAGTAAGAAATTTGAGACATGTTATTGTTGTGATTTATTATTCTAaagaattttataattgatttggatttttgtttCTGTTGGAAAACGTTTAATGATGTTTGGAATAATAATCTTTTATGAGGATACAAATGGTAACGTGATTTTTTATGTTGTGTTATGCATTTAAGAATGGTAAAAGATAAAAGCCAAACGCTGTCTCAACACCAACAACATTATGGAAAATACTTTTGTTATTGTCTCACTCTTAGCATCtttccttaaaaaaattgatactgaaaataattttcattttatcttcttctttttattgtaataatgcGCTGatctatattttctaaattatacaaaatttgatttgtgataaaaaaaatcactttgcatataaaaatcatattaaaaaaagaatattcattttatattgtttatatttatataaaattacttttttttaaatgttgatttttttttcattaattttagatTGTCCATATGTCAAAAATCAATTAACTTCAAACTTGATCGTATAATTTTCCTTGTCAATTATAGAAGCACTCagctttaattattaattcctttgactttccaaaataaaagtaagtgaaaaaataataaaatttataacattataaaatacttaatttaaaaagtgaaaaattgaattttgaagtcatcagatttatttttatttaattgaccTGGATTGTTTAACTTTGGTTTTCAGATAGGTGTAATAAATACGCACATCTGTCTCCTCCGGTGAAACGCGTTTTCAAGTCACCCATCTTCGGTCAACACAGAAAACCCAGTCAACCCTCACGCGGCATTCGGTTTTCAACTACACTTCTACACTCAATACAAATACATTTTTACACTCAACGTATGtacatatacatgtatatatacatgtatgtgtatattatttaattttacttaataatatatatcGTATAATAATAACAGTAATATAATAGCGAAGAATTAGAAGAAtataaacaaaactaaaatgatTGACacggaaaaaaaaatcaagtttcTAACATTTCGTTGGACATGTtaacttaaaaagaaattatggtTCTCTAATGAATTTCGTTTGCTATGTAAATTATGTAGAATTTAAAACAATGCATAATTTTCGCAAAACTAGTTTCAATTTAAAACTAGATAGTGTAATATTTTCAACAAGTTCAAAATGCCCCAAATAGCATGTTGAAAGTATAGTTTGCATGGTAACATTAATATCATTAAAGTTGATAATGTCAAATCCAAGTTCTTAAATTTTCATGAAAACACTAACATTGATCATTTTCTTAATAACACCgaaattcaattcaaatacTTTTAATTGTCATATTAACATGTTTAAACCAATTATACATCACAATTTAAATCAACTACTAATATTTCTCTTATCTAAaagttttttgaatttaaaagaatatgtaaaagaaaatcCAAAACTTCTTAAAATGTAAGTACCCAAAGGCTCATCACTAAATAAACATAAACTATGAATTAAGAGAAAACTAGTTGAGATAATAACATATTCAAgtgaaaaaatcaataaaaaaaatagattattcaTAAATAGAGCCAAGATattaaaaattgagaaattataGAGCAAAACGTGAACTTATTAATGGATAGAATTTCTCTAATCATATTGTAAcccaaaaattataattgaatttaagATTTAGTAATCTAGAATGTAATCCCTAATCTGATATTATATTATGGATTAatcaatccaaaatatattttgaattaattattcttGCATATACTTCCATATCTGATAATCCAAATTACCAATTtcgaaatttaattaaaaacctAACGACCGATGAACTGAGAGACGAACAATTGTGCATGAAGGAAGGAGACAATAAAAACGCCTATTttggtttttagttttatttttaataacatttcaTAAGGTAAAATATACTTTGAAAGTTAGGGGAGTGCAGGAAGAGAAAATGTGGTGCGGGAAGAAATGGCCTAAAGTGATCATTCAAAAGTTTTGGAAGGGAGTGAGTTcgttgaaattttaaaaatagaagatTACTTAACTGCAAAAAAATTGGGAGattaaaatgaaatgcaatccaaattaaaactaataaattttatataagataAAGTTGAATACTCATTTTTGAATGTTTTCTCACATATTTttgttcaaaaatattaatagactATAAAAGGCATTTTTATTTGGGCATTTTCCGACATTTTTATATGAAGTGTCTAAGAATACAAAGGAATTGCTTCTTGCACCTGCATAAGATTTTGAAAAGCTTGTAAATTACGTATATTTGAaacatttaagaaaaatacattttgaaatgacattacaaaatgaaaattattttttaactatttcgtttaatttttttggaatataatatagtaaaaaatttcattgaaaaataatacttcctgaataatttaaaatacatttcaaaGTATTCTTTGTAGAGAGTTAAATCTGAAAGTTCAGTGAAAGCTTTGAAACTCATGAATAAATGGCACCTATTTCCTCATAACTATCCAACGTgctatattttcatttttgaacaTTTGGGAAGTTTTAGATTTTACTTTCatgaaataaaatctaaaacatatttgaaaggattttagaaaataaaaaaaagaaaaagaaatactaaATAGAGCGTTgctaacattttatttatttactttgtgAAATTAAAAATGCTTGAAGGTTCTAGGACTTGTCTTTTCGTGGGCCTGGGTTTTCCCGAAGATTAAATTCcttcaacattttctttatttgacCCAAAAAAATCTTTCACCAACTTTTGTTTGATCTTCATCACTCTCTTTCAATCCTTCTTCTGAagataaataagaataattgaaGTTATCTTAAAAAAACATCACACTAGATAATTCtgagtttataaaatattagtttaatgttTCAATAGGTCTCTATTTTCGTCCGGAATCTTAAAtatgactttttcttttttggcgtttcaattgggtccttaattttgtaaaattgaattaaataggACATTTCCGTTAAATTGATGAAACGGCGTTAAGTGTTGTATGACCTGGTATGCTGACAGTGTTATTTTTAACACACGTGTCATTACGTGGataaattctattattttaaattttaaattaaaaattaaattaaaataggggAAATTCAATTAGGGCAAAGTTGGCAATTCAATTACAGAACCCCGTTCTCTCTGCAATTCCGGCGACGTCTCCTCCTTGGACCCCATGTTTTCCGGCACCAGTCTACAGCCACTCCCCTCTCAACCCTTCCTTTTTCGCGGACTGACGACCCAACCCTAATTCCGCAAACCGCATAACCTCCAAAAATCCTTGTCCCTAAAATCGAACCCTCTCAACCTTTCAAATTCTTCCCCCAATACCATCCCACCCCCCTTTCTCCGCCTCCCGCCGCTCCTCGGAGCAGCCCCAGCAGAAACGGCAGCGAAATCCCACAGCATCGAGAGAGTAGAGACGCTTACCCTCAGCCAAATCCCACAGCAAAATAACTCCATCTTTTCCACCACTAGCACACAAAGAACCATCGGGAGAAACAACAACAGTGTTCACATACCCACTGTGTCCAGCAAGGGTATTTCTCAGCTTGCAGTTCGTGAGGTTCCACACCTTAACAGTGCGGTCCCAAGATGCAGACACAATAGTCAGCTGAAGAGTGCTAGGGCTGAAACGCACACATCTAACCCAATCAGAATGAGCATTATTGTCTTGAATAGTGTACTTGCATTCACCAAGGGTATTCCACAGTTTGATTGTGCGGTCATGCGAGGCCGACACGATCTGACGGTTGTCAATGGAGAACGCCACAGAGAGGACGTCCTTGGTGTGTCCAACAAAACGGCGCGCGGAGGTGCCGGCTGCAAGGTCCCAGAGGCGGAGCTCGCCGTCCCAGGAGTCGGAAAGCGCAAACTGTCCGTCAGAAGATAGAACAACATCCTGATATGGTTTTGATGGTACCACAGTTCCACCACGTTGCTAATGACACGTGTGTTAAAAATAACACAGTCAGCATACCAGATGATAGAACACTTAACGTCGTCTCGTCAATTTAACGGAAAGGTcctatttaattcaattttacaaaaataaggatccaattgaaacgccaaaaaagaaaaagtcctatttgagattctggaaaAAAACAGTGACCTattgaaacattaaacctaaaatattttattcat contains:
- the LOC108325460 gene encoding guanine nucleotide-binding protein subunit beta-like protein — translated: MWRKSASHKKTQENVQALIEEGEEEELFVVSCFATARSTENWLIDSGCTNHMSYDQELFKDLDATYNTNVRIGNKAKIAVKGKGTIAIKGCTIQQRGGTVVPSKPYQDVVLSSDGQFALSDSWDGELRLWDLAAGTSARRFVGHTKDVLSVAFSIDNRQIVSASHDRTIKLWNTLGECKYTIQDNNAHSDWVRCVRFSPSTLQLTIVSASWDRTVKVWNLTNCKLRNTLAGHSGYVNTVVVSPDGSLCASGGKDGVILLWDLAEGKRLYSLDAVGFRCRFCWGCSEERREAEKGGWDGIGGRI